The following are encoded together in the Leuconostoc mesenteroides subsp. mesenteroides ATCC 8293 genome:
- a CDS encoding pyridoxal phosphate-dependent aminotransferase yields the protein MHFEESDLLKTLPKQFFATLVAKVNAKIAAGKDVINLGQGNPDQPTPEYIVESLQAAAENPADHKYSLFRGEERFKKAIAEFYADEYGVSIDPETEVAILAGSKIGLVELPWALMNPGETLLLPDPGYPDYLSAAALGRVNYEAVPLKQENNFLVDYEAIPNSVAEAAKFLYLNYPNNPTGAIATSEFYQQTVRFAEENQVGIVSDFAYGAIGYDGHKPLSFLQTENSKSVGIETYTFSKTFNMAGWRVGFAVGNAEMIEALNLIQDHLFVSLFPAVQDAAIEALTNRAAREKAVTDLTNLYQRRRDVFINAVREFGWEPYVPRGAFYVLMPVPKGYTSSEFADLLLEEANVAVADASGFGKGGQGYIRVGLTIVEERLAEAAKRISKLPIFSK from the coding sequence ATGCATTTTGAAGAATCCGACTTACTTAAAACACTACCTAAACAATTTTTTGCAACACTTGTTGCCAAAGTGAATGCGAAAATTGCTGCCGGCAAAGATGTGATTAACTTGGGGCAAGGGAACCCTGATCAACCTACCCCTGAGTATATTGTTGAATCTTTACAAGCGGCTGCAGAAAATCCGGCTGATCACAAATATTCATTATTTCGCGGTGAAGAACGTTTTAAGAAAGCCATTGCAGAATTTTATGCTGATGAGTATGGCGTGTCAATCGACCCAGAAACAGAAGTAGCTATATTAGCCGGCTCGAAAATTGGTTTGGTTGAGCTGCCGTGGGCATTAATGAATCCTGGGGAAACATTATTATTACCAGATCCTGGGTACCCTGATTATTTATCTGCCGCAGCATTGGGGCGCGTAAATTATGAAGCAGTACCTTTAAAGCAAGAAAATAATTTTTTGGTTGATTATGAAGCGATTCCAAACTCAGTAGCTGAAGCAGCTAAGTTTTTATATTTAAACTATCCTAACAATCCAACTGGCGCAATTGCAACTTCAGAATTTTACCAACAAACTGTGCGTTTTGCAGAAGAAAATCAGGTTGGTATTGTATCTGATTTTGCCTATGGGGCAATCGGCTATGATGGCCATAAGCCACTATCATTTCTACAAACAGAAAATTCAAAAAGTGTTGGAATTGAAACATATACTTTCTCAAAAACGTTCAATATGGCGGGGTGGCGAGTAGGATTTGCTGTTGGAAATGCAGAGATGATTGAAGCGCTTAATCTAATTCAAGATCATTTATTCGTTTCATTATTCCCAGCGGTTCAAGATGCAGCAATTGAGGCCTTAACAAATAGAGCAGCGCGTGAAAAAGCTGTTACAGATCTGACCAATCTATATCAACGTCGTCGTGATGTATTTATTAATGCAGTTCGAGAATTTGGTTGGGAACCTTACGTTCCGCGGGGAGCCTTTTATGTGTTGATGCCTGTACCTAAAGGCTATACGTCGAGTGAGTTTGCAGATTTACTATTAGAAGAAGCTAATGTTGCTGTAGCTGATGCATCTGGATTTGGTAAGGGTGGGCAAGGTTATATACGTGTCGGATTAACAATTGTTGAAGAACGTTTAGCTGAAGCTGCAAAACGAATTAGTAAGTTACCTATATTTTCAAAGTAA